From the genome of Nocardia mangyaensis:
GCAGGCGCGCCCGGCCCACGATCACCGCGTGACCATCCACCACGCCCTGCACACCGAGACCCTCGAGATTGGCGAAGCCCTCCACCGGCAGCAGCGTTCCGTGCTCGTCCTGCGCGCCCTTGGCGATCGCCTGCGCGATCGGGTGCTCCGACGAATTCTCCAGTGCTGCGGCCAGTTCCAGTACCTGGCTGCGCAGCTCGCCCTCGGCGGGCAGTACGTCGAGCAGGGTCATCTTGCCGGTGGTGACGGTGCCGGTCTTGTCCAGCACGATGGTGTCGACCTCGCGGGTCGATTCCAGCACCTCGGGGCCCTTGATCAGGATGCCGAGCTGGGCGCCGCGACCGGTACCGACCATCAGCGCGGTCGGGGTGGCCAGGCCGAGGGCGCACGGGCAGGCGATGATCAGGACCGCGACGGCCGCGGTGAACGCCGCCGCGACCGCACCGCCGGTGCCGAGCCAGAAGCCGAGGGTGGCCACGGCCAGCGCGATCACGATCGGCACGAAGATGCCGGAGATCCGGTCGGCCAGCCGCTGGGCCTGCGCCTTGCCGGTCTGCGCGTCCTCGACCAGCCGTGCCATCTGGGCGAGCTGGGTGTCGGAACCGATTCTGGTGGCGCGCACCAGGAGACGCCCGCCGACATTCACCGTCGCGCCGGTCACACTGTCGCCCGCGCCGACCTCGACCGGTACCGATTCACCGGTCAGCATGGACGCGTCGACCGCCGAGCTGCCCTCACTGACCACGCCGTCGGTGGCGATCTTCTCGCCCGGTCGCACGATGAACTCGTCACCGACGGCCAACTGCTCCACCGGAATTCGCGTCTCGACACCGTCGCGGACCACCGCGACGTCCTTGGCGCCCAGCTCCATCAGCGCCCGCAGCGCCGCGCCCGCCTGCCGCTTCGACCGCGCCTCGAAGTAGCGCCCGGCCAGGATGAAGGTGGTGACACCCGCCGCGGCTTCCAGGTAGATGTTGCCGGTGCCGTCCATCCGCGCGATGGTGAATTCGAACGGGTGCGTCATCCCCGGCGTGCCCGCGGTGCCCCAGAACAGCGCGTACACCGACCAGCTGAGCGCGGCCAGCGTGCCCATCGACACCAGCGTGTCCATGGTGGCGGTGCCGTGCTTCAGGTTCGTCCACGCCGCCTGGTGGAAGGGCAGCGCGCCCCAGACCACGACCGGCGCGGCCAGCGTCAGCGAGAGCCACTGCCAGTAGGTGAACTGCAGCGCCGGGATCATCGCCATCGCGATCACCGGGACGGTGAGTACCAGCGAGACCAGCAGTCGGGTGCGCAGGGCGGCGGTCGGGTCAGGTTCGTCGGCGGGGGCCGCCTCGACCTTCGGCGCGGGGAGCGCGGCGCGGTAACCGGCCTGCTCGACGGTGGCGATGAGCTCCTCGGGGGAGACCTCACCGGTGACGTCGACCCGGGCCTTCTCGGTCGCGTAGTTGACCGTGGCGGTGACCCCGTCGAGCTTGTTGAGCTTCTTCTCGATCCGGTTCGCGCAGGAAGCGCAGGTCATGCCACCGATCACCAGTTCGACCTGGCCGGTGCCGGGTGTGTGTGTCGTGGTGGTCATGGCGTGCTCCGTTTCGTTCCTGATGTCGATTCTTGCCGAAGTGTTGCTCGAGTGGGGGAGTGCGGTCAGTGACCGTGGCCCGGGGTGCCGTGGTCGGCGGGCGCGGTCGCCGGGTCGTCGGTGACGACGGTCGCGTCCGGCTGGGCGACCCGCACGGTGAACTCGGCCGTGCGCACCACGCCTTCGTGCTGGAAGTCGAGGAACAGGCGATAGTCGCCCGAGCTCGGTGCGTTCACCACGAAGTCGATGCCGGGACCGGCCACGGTGACCCCGTCGCCTGGCGTGCCCTCGGGGTGCACATGCAGGTAGGCGAGGTCGGCGGCCCGCAGGGCGACCAGGTGACCGTAGGCGCCGAGATAGGGCTGCAAGTCGGTGACCGGCCGGCCGTCACGGCTCACCGAGAGCTTGACCTGCGACGCGGTGCCCGGCGTGACCGTGCCGTCGAGGGTGACCGTGTACCCGTCGACCTGGGCGGTGGTCTTCGGGCCAGGCAGCGCCCGCGCGTCGTAGTTGCCCGCGACCCGCAGATCGGCGCCCAGGGTCAGGTTCGACCCACTCGCCGGCGTGAAGTCGGCGTAGACCCGGTAGTCACCGGCCCGGCTCAGGTTCAGCGGAACCGTCCAGGTCCCGGTCGTGTCCAGCACCGGGTGTACGTGCTGGAAAGCGGCCATGTCGCGCCGGACCACGATCAGGTGCAGGTCCTTGTCGTGGCTGGTGACGTACTGAGTCACCGGTGCGCCGGTCCGGTCGAGAATGCGGAAGCTGGTAGTCGACTGCGCCGCGGCTTGTGTGTTCGGCTGGTCCAGCTCCAGCGTGTAGCCCTGGTCGGTGGCCATGAGGCCACCGGGCAGCTCGGTTGGGGGTGCCACGGCCTCGTGCTCGTCGTGCCCGGCCGGTTCGGCGGGCTCGGGCCCGATCAGGGCACCGACGCCGAGAGCGATCCCGAAGACCGCCGCGAGGCCAAGGGCGAATCCGGCGAACTTGCTTGGTGCGTTCATCGGGATGCTCCGTTCCTGGTGTCAGTCGGCGAGTGAGAAACCGGCCGCGGTGACGGCCTCGGCGAGGGCGGTGCGCTCGGGTGCGCTACCCGCGATGGTCACCGTGCCTTCGGCCAGATCGACATCGACGCCGGTGACACCGGGCAGCGCGCCGACCTTGTCGCGCACTTTGCTGGTGCAGCAGCCGCAGGTCATGCCGGTGACGGTGACAGTGGTGGTGCTCATGGGCGATCTCCTCGTGTCCGTGTTGGTACTTACCATACCCCCCTAGGGTACTGTGTCAAGCGGCGGCCTCGATCTTGTCCGCGGTGGGGGTTCGCAAGGTCGCCGCGGCGATTCCCGCGCCCGTCAGCGCCAAGACGCCCGCGCCGAGGAAAGCTGCGGAGTACCCCTCGGTAAGTGCCGTGGCGTCGCCGAGTTTCCCCGCGCCGAACGCGGCGGCCACCGCTGTCATCGCGGCCAGGCCGAGCGCCGAACCCACCTGGTAGCTGACATTGACGATCCCCGAGGCCAGACCGCCCTCCTCGGGTCCTGCCGCCGAGATGGCGGTACCGAGCGAGGGGATGAAGGCCAGCGACATCCCGCCCGCGGCCACCAGCGAAGCGGGCAGCACGTCGACCCAGAAATTGCCGGTCGCCCGCACCAGTGACATGAGTCCGAGTCCGAGGCCGAGCACGATCAGCCCGGTGACGATCATCGGCTTGGCGCCGAACCGCTGCATGGCCCGCGGCGCGAGCACCACCATGCCGAGCATGATCAGCGTGGTCATCGGTAGCAGCGCCGCACCTGACGGGAACGCGCTGTAGCCGAGCACCTGCTGCAGGTAGAGATTCAGGAAGAACCACATCGGCACCCATGCCGCCGCCAGCGCGAACTGGGCGAAGTTGGCCGCGGCCAGGTTCGGCGCGCGGAAGATGCTCAGCCGCATCAGCGGTTCACCGCGCCGCGACTGGATGGCGACGAAACCAGCCAGCAGTGCCGCGGCC
Proteins encoded in this window:
- a CDS encoding heavy metal translocating P-type ATPase; protein product: MTTTTHTPGTGQVELVIGGMTCASCANRIEKKLNKLDGVTATVNYATEKARVDVTGEVSPEELIATVEQAGYRAALPAPKVEAAPADEPDPTAALRTRLLVSLVLTVPVIAMAMIPALQFTYWQWLSLTLAAPVVVWGALPFHQAAWTNLKHGTATMDTLVSMGTLAALSWSVYALFWGTAGTPGMTHPFEFTIARMDGTGNIYLEAAAGVTTFILAGRYFEARSKRQAGAALRALMELGAKDVAVVRDGVETRIPVEQLAVGDEFIVRPGEKIATDGVVSEGSSAVDASMLTGESVPVEVGAGDSVTGATVNVGGRLLVRATRIGSDTQLAQMARLVEDAQTGKAQAQRLADRISGIFVPIVIALAVATLGFWLGTGGAVAAAFTAAVAVLIIACPCALGLATPTALMVGTGRGAQLGILIKGPEVLESTREVDTIVLDKTGTVTTGKMTLLDVLPAEGELRSQVLELAAALENSSEHPIAQAIAKGAQDEHGTLLPVEGFANLEGLGVQGVVDGHAVIVGRARLLADWSQPLPESLETAMAEAESAGKTAVAVGWDGKARGVLVVADAVKPTSAQAISQFRELGLTPILLTGDNARAARAIGDEVGITEVIAEVLPQDKVDTVKRLQAEGKVVAMVGDGVNDAAALAQADLGLSMGTGTDVAIEASDLTLVRGDLRAAADAIRLSRRTLATIKGNLFWAFAYNVAAIPLAMAGLLNPMLAGAAMAFSSVFVVSNSLRLRRFKSTAQ
- a CDS encoding heavy-metal-associated domain-containing protein is translated as MSTTTVTVTGMTCGCCTSKVRDKVGALPGVTGVDVDLAEGTVTIAGSAPERTALAEAVTAAGFSLAD